The Streptomyces sp. Alt3 genome has a segment encoding these proteins:
- a CDS encoding helix-turn-helix domain-containing protein yields MKEQSQDDPELDAVLTGVGPRLRRLRKDRGVTLAALSEATGISVSTLSRLESGGRRPSLELLLPIARAHEVPLDDLVGAPPVSDPRVRAKPIVHGSKTSLPLTSRPGGLQAYKVIQEAPCTEVPEQRTHEGYEWLYVLSGRLRLKLAEHDLVLAPGEAAEFDTRLPHWFGPAGDEPVEFLSLFGPQGERMHVRAKPKRS; encoded by the coding sequence ATGAAGGAACAAAGCCAGGACGACCCTGAACTCGACGCCGTGCTGACCGGGGTCGGCCCACGTCTGCGGCGGCTGCGCAAGGACCGGGGCGTGACACTCGCGGCGCTCTCCGAGGCCACGGGGATCTCCGTCTCCACCCTGTCCCGCCTCGAATCCGGCGGGCGCCGCCCCAGCCTCGAACTCCTGCTGCCCATCGCCAGGGCCCATGAGGTGCCGCTCGACGACCTCGTCGGGGCCCCGCCGGTGAGTGACCCGAGGGTCAGGGCGAAGCCGATCGTGCACGGCTCGAAGACCTCCCTGCCGCTCACCTCCCGCCCGGGCGGCCTCCAGGCGTACAAGGTGATACAGGAGGCCCCCTGTACCGAGGTGCCCGAGCAGCGCACCCACGAGGGGTACGAGTGGCTGTACGTACTCAGCGGCCGGCTCAGGCTCAAGCTCGCCGAGCACGACCTGGTCCTGGCCCCCGGCGAGGCCGCCGAGTTCGACACGAGGCTCCCGCACTGGTTCGGCCCCGCGGGCGACGAGCCGGTCGAGTTCCTCAGCCTGTTCGGGCCGCAGGGGGAGCGGATGCATGTCAGGGCCAAGCCGAAACGGTCGTGA
- a CDS encoding PIG-L deacetylase family protein, with protein MTQQLEPMPTDWRRALAVVAHPDDLEYGCAAAVAGWTDEGREVAYLLVTRGEAGIDTIAPSDCAPLREREQRASAEAVGVASVEFLDHRDGVIEYGTSLRRDIAAAIRRHRPELLITLNHRDTWGGVAWNTPDHRAVGRATLDAAGDAGNRWIFPELGLEPWDGVRWVAVAGTDRPTHAVDATPGFERSVRSLLAHRTYIEVLTDEDPETYCRTFLAGATEAAAERFGGRPAVTFEVFGR; from the coding sequence ATGACACAGCAGCTGGAGCCCATGCCCACGGACTGGCGCCGCGCGCTGGCCGTGGTCGCCCATCCCGACGACCTGGAATACGGCTGTGCGGCGGCCGTGGCGGGCTGGACCGACGAAGGGCGCGAGGTCGCCTACCTCCTGGTGACCCGGGGCGAGGCCGGGATCGACACGATCGCACCGTCCGACTGCGCGCCGCTCCGGGAACGGGAGCAGCGGGCGAGCGCCGAAGCCGTCGGTGTCGCCTCCGTGGAGTTCCTCGACCACCGGGACGGTGTGATCGAGTACGGCACGTCGCTGCGTCGCGACATCGCCGCCGCCATCCGCCGTCACCGGCCCGAACTGCTCATCACCCTCAACCACCGCGACACCTGGGGCGGAGTCGCCTGGAACACCCCGGACCACCGTGCGGTCGGCCGGGCCACGCTCGATGCCGCGGGGGACGCGGGCAACCGCTGGATCTTCCCCGAGCTGGGTCTCGAACCGTGGGACGGGGTGCGCTGGGTCGCGGTGGCGGGCACCGACCGGCCCACCCACGCGGTCGACGCGACGCCGGGATTCGAACGTTCCGTGCGTTCGCTGCTGGCACACCGCACCTACATCGAGGTGCTGACGGACGAGGACCCGGAGACGTACTGCCGTACGTTCCTCGCCGGTGCCACCGAAGCTGCCGCCGAGCGCTTCGGCGGCCGCCCGGCCGTCACCTTCGAGGTCTTCGGCCGCTGA
- a CDS encoding rhodanese-like domain-containing protein → MISPASLSPFEAAARLEEFTVIDVRAPGEYASGHVPGALNIPLDRLPEAVPALKSASARGSLLVVCASGVRSTRACEILADADIEAAALAGGTSAWEGDGHGLDRPAGARATWPMERQVRLAAGSLVVAGLVAGRRLPAARWLSAGIGAGLVYSAVTNSCGMAAALAKLPYNRAPHQEADLDATLDALQG, encoded by the coding sequence GTGATCAGCCCCGCATCCCTCTCCCCCTTCGAGGCCGCGGCACGCCTGGAGGAGTTCACCGTCATCGACGTGCGTGCTCCCGGCGAGTACGCCTCCGGCCATGTGCCCGGCGCCCTGAACATCCCGCTCGACCGGCTCCCCGAGGCCGTGCCCGCTCTGAAGTCGGCCTCCGCCCGCGGCTCGCTGCTGGTGGTGTGCGCCTCGGGCGTCAGGTCCACCAGGGCCTGCGAGATCCTCGCGGACGCCGACATCGAAGCCGCCGCCCTGGCGGGCGGAACCTCCGCCTGGGAGGGCGACGGACACGGGCTGGACCGTCCGGCGGGCGCCCGGGCGACCTGGCCGATGGAGCGCCAGGTGCGCCTCGCCGCCGGTTCGCTGGTGGTGGCCGGCCTGGTGGCGGGCCGGCGCCTCCCGGCGGCGCGCTGGCTGTCCGCGGGCATAGGCGCCGGCCTCGTCTACTCCGCCGTGACCAACAGCTGCGGCATGGCAGCCGCCCTGGCGAAGCTCCCGTACAACCGCGCACCCCACCAGGAGGCCGACCTGGACGCCACGCTGGACGCCCTCCAGGGCTGA
- a CDS encoding alpha/beta fold hydrolase produces the protein MNSYRQPGIVLTDRRFTVPLDHDDPGGETIELFGREAVAAGRPSEDLPWLVYLEGGPGFGARRFVGAEAWLGRAVREFRVLLLDQRGTGLSTPANRQTLPMRGGPREQADYLAHFRSDSIVRDCELIRPRLTGGAPWTVLGQSFGGFCAVRYLSAAPEGLAAVLITGGLPSLDAHADEVYRAAYPRIERKVAAHYARYPQDVARARAIAAHLAEHRPDSAGHTLTPEGFQSLGIMLGGGNGSHQLHYLLENAFVEGPHGTELSDAFQEAMRTSTSFAGHPLYALMHEVIYGQGALPTDWSAERVRAEFPQFDVTAALAGDGPVLFTGESIHPWHFTVDPALRPLRETAELLAARTDWPVLYDAERLAANEVPVAAAVYHDDMYVDTGHALRTASAIRGLRTWVTSEYEHDGVRAGGPHVLDRLLALVRGEADR, from the coding sequence TTGAACAGCTATCGCCAGCCCGGCATCGTCCTCACCGACCGACGGTTCACGGTCCCCCTCGACCACGACGACCCCGGTGGCGAGACGATCGAGCTCTTCGGCCGTGAAGCCGTGGCCGCCGGGAGGCCGTCCGAGGACCTGCCGTGGCTGGTCTATCTGGAGGGCGGCCCCGGTTTCGGCGCCCGCCGCTTCGTCGGTGCGGAGGCGTGGCTCGGGCGTGCGGTGCGCGAGTTCCGTGTGCTGCTGCTCGACCAGCGCGGCACCGGCCTGTCCACCCCGGCCAACCGGCAGACGCTGCCGATGCGCGGAGGGCCGCGCGAGCAGGCCGACTACCTCGCCCACTTCCGTTCCGACAGCATCGTCCGCGACTGCGAACTGATCCGTCCCCGGCTCACCGGCGGCGCCCCCTGGACCGTGCTGGGGCAGTCCTTCGGCGGATTCTGCGCCGTACGCTATCTGTCGGCCGCCCCGGAAGGGCTCGCAGCCGTCCTCATCACCGGCGGCCTGCCCTCACTCGACGCGCACGCCGACGAGGTCTACCGGGCCGCATACCCGCGGATCGAGCGGAAGGTCGCCGCGCACTACGCCCGCTACCCGCAGGACGTCGCCCGTGCCCGCGCGATCGCCGCGCATCTCGCCGAGCACCGCCCCGACAGCGCCGGGCACACGCTGACACCCGAGGGATTCCAGTCCCTGGGCATCATGCTGGGAGGCGGCAACGGAAGCCACCAGCTGCACTACCTCCTGGAGAACGCGTTCGTCGAAGGCCCGCACGGCACCGAGCTGTCCGACGCCTTCCAGGAGGCCATGCGCACCTCCACCTCGTTCGCCGGCCACCCGCTGTACGCCCTCATGCACGAGGTGATCTACGGTCAGGGCGCCTTGCCCACCGACTGGTCGGCCGAACGCGTCCGCGCCGAGTTCCCGCAGTTCGACGTGACGGCCGCGCTGGCGGGCGACGGACCCGTGCTCTTCACGGGGGAGAGCATCCACCCCTGGCACTTCACCGTCGACCCGGCGCTCCGCCCGCTGCGCGAGACGGCGGAGCTCCTCGCGGCCCGCACCGACTGGCCCGTCCTGTACGACGCCGAGCGGCTCGCGGCCAACGAGGTGCCCGTGGCCGCCGCTGTCTACCACGACGACATGTACGTGGACACCGGCCACGCACTGCGCACCGCGTCCGCGATCCGTGGGCTGCGTACCTGGGTGACCAGCGAGTACGAGCACGACGGCGTGCGCGCGGGCGGTCCTCATGTGCTGGACCGGCTGCTCGCCCTGGTGCGGGGCGAGGCCGACCGCTAG
- a CDS encoding aldo/keto reductase, translated as MSTVPTVTLNNGVSIPQLGFGVFQVPDDETTAAVTAALEAGYRSIDTAAVYGNEAGVGRALAESGLGREELFVTTKLWNADQGYDATLAAFDASLAKLGLDHVDLYLIHWPTPARDLYTDTWRALEKLLADGRIRAAGVSNFQPTHLRRLREESALVPAVNQIELHPGLQQRELRAVHTESGIATEAWSPLAQGALLDEEVLTSLAARHGKSPAQVVLRWHIQLGNVVIPKSVTPARIRQNIDVFDFELTADDMEAIAGLDRGMRTGPDPDTLT; from the coding sequence ATGTCCACGGTCCCCACCGTCACTCTCAACAACGGCGTCTCGATTCCGCAGCTCGGCTTCGGGGTCTTCCAGGTCCCCGACGACGAGACGACCGCCGCGGTCACCGCCGCCCTGGAGGCGGGCTACCGCTCCATCGACACCGCCGCCGTCTACGGAAACGAGGCAGGTGTCGGCCGCGCACTGGCCGAGTCCGGGCTCGGTCGCGAGGAGCTGTTCGTGACCACGAAGCTGTGGAACGCGGACCAGGGGTACGACGCCACGCTCGCCGCCTTCGACGCGAGCCTGGCCAAGCTCGGCCTGGACCACGTGGACCTCTACCTCATCCACTGGCCCACCCCCGCCCGCGACCTCTACACGGACACGTGGCGCGCCCTGGAGAAGCTGCTGGCCGACGGCCGGATCCGGGCGGCCGGAGTCTCCAACTTCCAGCCCACGCACCTGCGCCGGCTCCGGGAGGAGAGCGCCCTCGTCCCGGCGGTCAACCAGATCGAACTGCACCCCGGACTCCAGCAGCGCGAGCTGCGCGCCGTGCACACGGAATCCGGGATCGCCACCGAGGCATGGAGCCCCCTGGCGCAGGGCGCGCTGCTGGACGAGGAGGTCCTGACCTCGCTCGCCGCACGCCACGGGAAGAGCCCGGCCCAGGTGGTTCTGCGCTGGCACATCCAGCTCGGCAACGTCGTGATCCCGAAGTCGGTCACACCCGCGCGCATCCGGCAGAACATCGACGTCTTCGACTTCGAGCTCACGGCGGACGACATGGAGGCGATCGCGGGACTGGACCGGGGCATGCGCACCGGCCCGGACCCCGACACCCTCACCTGA
- a CDS encoding DUF2087 domain-containing protein codes for MPDSELRGSRQVAALFSGGRLTAIPRKPARREQLLAHLAHTLFEPDRVYTEREVNDLLLTVHDDCSALRRHLVVAGLLERPRDGSSYRRGR; via the coding sequence ATGCCGGATTCCGAACTCCGCGGTTCACGCCAGGTGGCCGCACTCTTCTCCGGCGGGCGCCTGACGGCCATCCCCCGGAAGCCCGCCCGCCGCGAACAGTTGCTGGCGCATCTCGCGCACACACTCTTCGAGCCCGACCGCGTCTACACGGAGCGCGAGGTCAACGACTTGCTGCTCACGGTGCATGACGACTGCTCGGCCCTTCGCCGTCATCTCGTGGTCGCCGGGCTGCTGGAGCGCCCCCGGGACGGAAGCAGCTACCGGCGCGGGCGCTGA
- a CDS encoding acetylxylan esterase: protein MALFDLPLDELHAYRSRSVEPEDFDAFWSGTLDEARTHDLDARFELCADLGLTTVDVYDVTFAGFGGHPVKGWFVIPAGTTEPLPVLVEFIGYGGGRSLPHAHLLWASAGMAHFVMDTRGQGSGWAPGDTADPVGSGPSLAGFMTQGIEDPATYYFRRVITDAVRAVEAARSHPLADASRTAAIGASQGGGLALAVGGLVPDLAALAPDVPFLCDFPRATRVTDRKPYREIGDYLKTHRGRAEQTLRTLSYFDGVHFAARGSAPALFSVALEDQTCPPSTVFAAYNAYAHADKEIEVYEYNDHEGGGPFQHATQLRRLPRLLKA from the coding sequence ATGGCCCTGTTCGATCTCCCTCTCGATGAACTGCACGCCTACCGCAGCCGGTCGGTGGAGCCCGAGGACTTCGACGCGTTCTGGTCCGGCACGCTCGACGAGGCCAGGACCCACGACCTGGACGCCCGCTTCGAACTCTGCGCCGACCTCGGCCTCACCACCGTCGACGTGTACGACGTGACGTTCGCCGGTTTCGGCGGCCACCCCGTCAAGGGCTGGTTCGTCATACCGGCGGGGACCACCGAACCCCTCCCGGTGCTGGTGGAGTTCATCGGATACGGCGGCGGACGCAGCCTGCCCCACGCCCACCTGCTCTGGGCCTCGGCCGGCATGGCCCACTTCGTGATGGACACCCGGGGCCAGGGCAGCGGCTGGGCCCCGGGCGACACCGCCGACCCCGTGGGGTCCGGCCCCTCGCTGGCGGGATTCATGACCCAGGGCATCGAGGATCCGGCCACGTACTACTTCCGCAGAGTGATCACGGACGCGGTACGCGCGGTGGAGGCGGCACGCTCCCACCCCCTGGCCGACGCGTCCCGCACCGCCGCGATCGGCGCGAGCCAGGGCGGCGGCCTCGCCCTCGCGGTCGGCGGGCTGGTGCCCGACCTGGCGGCCCTCGCGCCGGACGTACCGTTCCTCTGCGATTTCCCCCGTGCCACCCGGGTCACCGACCGCAAGCCGTACCGCGAGATCGGCGACTACCTCAAGACGCACCGGGGCCGCGCCGAGCAGACGCTCAGGACGCTCTCCTACTTCGACGGGGTCCACTTCGCGGCCAGGGGCAGCGCACCGGCGCTCTTCTCCGTGGCCCTGGAGGACCAGACCTGCCCGCCGTCCACGGTGTTCGCCGCGTACAACGCGTACGCGCACGCCGACAAGGAGATCGAGGTGTACGAGTACAACGACCACGAGGGCGGTGGCCCCTTCCAGCACGCGACCCAGCTCAGGCGGCTGCCGCGGCTGCTCAAGGCCTGA
- a CDS encoding Gfo/Idh/MocA family protein encodes MRVAIVGTGAIARGSHLPALTTLAAGQPLEIVAAVDVDAASVEAFCADAGIAHPYTDLDRMLAEQRPDLVTLATPPRFHRDQTVAALRAGAWVWCEKPPCPSLEDFDAIEAAEGASGEGPYASIVFQHRFGSGARHVRELLAGQAMGRPLVAHCQTTWYRDEAYYAVPWRGTWSSEGGGPSMGHGIHQMDLLLDLLGPWAEIRAMAGRLVHDVETEDVSTALVRFGNGAMATVVNSVLSPDEVSRIRIDCERATVELTHLYGHRNADWRITPAPGVTSEEADVWRDFGADVPSSHEAQLAGLLEDLRSGRRPRSSGADGRKSLELVAALYKAAFTGATVRAGEIGPGDPFYGALHGDAPGWAPESVDRPAEVVA; translated from the coding sequence GTGCGGGTCGCGATCGTCGGCACGGGTGCGATCGCGCGTGGCAGCCATCTGCCCGCGCTGACCACGCTCGCCGCCGGACAGCCGCTGGAGATCGTCGCCGCGGTCGACGTCGACGCGGCCTCGGTCGAGGCGTTCTGCGCGGACGCGGGCATCGCCCACCCGTACACCGACCTCGACCGGATGCTCGCCGAGCAGCGCCCGGACCTGGTCACTCTCGCCACCCCGCCCCGGTTCCACCGCGATCAGACCGTCGCCGCGCTGCGCGCCGGGGCGTGGGTGTGGTGCGAGAAGCCGCCCTGCCCCTCCCTGGAGGACTTCGACGCCATCGAGGCGGCGGAGGGCGCCTCGGGCGAGGGGCCGTACGCGTCGATCGTGTTCCAGCACCGCTTCGGCTCGGGCGCGCGGCACGTCCGGGAGCTTCTCGCCGGGCAGGCCATGGGCCGGCCACTGGTGGCCCACTGCCAGACCACCTGGTACCGGGACGAGGCGTACTACGCCGTTCCCTGGCGCGGAACCTGGAGCAGCGAGGGTGGCGGCCCCTCGATGGGGCACGGCATCCATCAGATGGACCTGCTGCTCGATCTGCTCGGTCCGTGGGCGGAGATCCGGGCGATGGCCGGGCGGCTGGTGCACGACGTGGAGACGGAGGACGTGTCCACGGCGCTCGTCCGCTTCGGGAACGGGGCGATGGCCACCGTGGTGAACAGCGTGCTCAGCCCGGACGAGGTCAGCCGGATCCGGATCGACTGTGAACGCGCGACGGTCGAGCTCACTCATCTGTACGGACATCGCAACGCGGACTGGCGCATCACCCCCGCCCCTGGTGTGACGTCCGAAGAGGCGGACGTCTGGAGGGACTTCGGAGCCGACGTCCCCAGCTCTCACGAGGCGCAGCTGGCGGGCCTGCTGGAGGACCTGAGGTCCGGACGCAGACCGCGGAGCAGCGGCGCGGACGGCCGCAAGAGCCTCGAACTGGTCGCGGCGCTCTACAAGGCAGCCTTCACCGGGGCGACGGTTCGGGCGGGTGAGATCGGGCCCGGCGATCCCTTCTACGGAGCGTTGCACGGTGACGCCCCCGGCTGGGCGCCGGAGAGCGTGGACAGGCCCGCGGAGGTGGTGGCATGA
- a CDS encoding DUF6807 domain-containing protein → MTKAAGLDHRHGHHLSVTAAGSGVELLRYVYRAEDAWEAPKPYIHPLRTLSGQVVTGYRPNDHRWHKGLQMTASHLSGANLWGGNSYVDGEGYLALPERVGSMAHAGFDEVSVHDGGVRFAERLTWHPHGGGLWAEETRRIEVHDIDEVTGSWALTWSSAVTNRRDEPLRFGSPTTHGRPNAGYTGLFWRGPRAFRDGRIISPDAEGPDLMGQQAPWLAYSGEHDEADGHATLVFVHSPENDHTGAGGAHPAHWFVRNTPFAAVAPSFAFHEELVLDPGATLTRRYRVLVADGAWDRARIASAVGRLSW, encoded by the coding sequence ATGACGAAGGCCGCGGGACTCGACCACCGGCACGGTCACCACCTCTCCGTCACGGCGGCGGGGAGCGGGGTGGAGCTGCTGCGCTACGTCTACCGGGCCGAGGACGCGTGGGAGGCTCCGAAGCCGTACATCCACCCCCTGCGCACTCTGTCCGGCCAGGTGGTGACCGGCTACCGGCCCAACGACCACCGTTGGCACAAGGGGCTGCAGATGACCGCCTCGCACCTCTCGGGCGCGAATCTGTGGGGCGGGAACAGCTACGTGGACGGCGAGGGGTATCTCGCCCTGCCGGAGCGCGTCGGGTCCATGGCGCATGCCGGCTTCGACGAGGTGTCCGTGCACGACGGCGGGGTCCGGTTCGCGGAGCGGCTGACCTGGCATCCGCACGGCGGCGGGCTGTGGGCCGAGGAGACGCGCCGCATCGAGGTGCACGACATCGACGAGGTGACCGGCAGCTGGGCGCTGACCTGGTCGTCCGCGGTCACCAACCGGCGCGACGAGCCGCTGCGGTTCGGCAGCCCGACCACACACGGCCGTCCGAACGCGGGGTACACCGGGCTGTTCTGGCGCGGGCCGCGCGCCTTCCGGGACGGGCGGATCATCTCGCCGGACGCCGAGGGGCCCGACCTCATGGGGCAGCAGGCTCCCTGGCTCGCGTACAGCGGCGAGCACGACGAGGCCGACGGGCACGCGACGCTCGTCTTCGTCCACTCCCCCGAGAACGACCACACCGGCGCGGGCGGCGCCCACCCGGCCCACTGGTTCGTGCGCAACACACCGTTCGCCGCTGTCGCCCCGTCGTTCGCCTTCCATGAGGAGCTGGTGCTGGATCCGGGTGCGACCCTGACCCGCAGGTACCGGGTCCTGGTCGCCGACGGGGCCTGGGACCGGGCCCGGATCGCGTCCGCGGTCGGCCGGCTCAGCTGGTAG
- a CDS encoding nitroreductase family deazaflavin-dependent oxidoreductase, giving the protein MPMEGEYEPSPTTWVREQVELIESSGGTEGTTMRGMPVILLTTRGARSGKLRKTPLMRVEHDGQYAVVASLGGAPKHPVWYYNVLADPEVELRDGTVRQDMTAREITGEEKALWWDRAVEAFPDYAEYQTKTDREIPVFVLSPAVQS; this is encoded by the coding sequence ATGCCGATGGAAGGCGAGTACGAGCCGAGCCCGACGACGTGGGTCCGTGAGCAGGTCGAACTCATCGAGAGTTCCGGCGGGACGGAGGGGACCACGATGCGCGGCATGCCCGTCATCCTCCTGACGACGCGCGGCGCCAGGAGCGGGAAGCTCCGCAAGACGCCGCTGATGCGGGTCGAGCACGACGGGCAGTACGCCGTGGTGGCCTCCCTCGGCGGCGCCCCCAAGCACCCAGTCTGGTACTACAACGTGCTGGCCGACCCCGAGGTGGAGCTGCGGGACGGGACCGTGCGGCAGGACATGACCGCCCGCGAGATCACGGGCGAGGAGAAGGCCCTGTGGTGGGACCGCGCGGTCGAGGCGTTCCCCGACTACGCCGAATACCAGACCAAGACCGACCGGGAGATCCCGGTGTTCGTCCTCTCCCCGGCCGTGCAGAGCTGA